CACTCCGCCGGAGCTTCTTCAAAAACACTTTTAATAGTGAAAGTCGAAGGCAAATTTTCTCTATCGATTGAATTTAGTGTCCAAGTTCCTTTCACCGCAGATTTCCACTCTGAAGCGCTAGGTCCCGAAGCTGCACTTGTATTGGAAGAACCATTACCAGGATTTCCAGATGATGTACCTTGCTTTTGTGCACCACAAGAGAACAAGGTCACCGTAGCAAAAACAGTTGCTAATGATAAAACGAATCGATTCATATGTATAAATTTTAATTTCAAATTGTATTTTTGGGGTAAATTAATCCACAGATCATGAAGGTAACAGCCAAAAATCATACCATAAGCAAAATAATAGCAAAAACTCTTTTAAGGTTATTTATTATCCTCTTGGCATTCGCTGCCTATCCGCTGTTTTTAGGACAGGAAGCCAAAGCAAAATTAAGCCAAATAAGCCTCGCTTTCACAAATAAGGTTGCTTTCATTGCCCCTATTTTATTATTTTGCTTTATCGTCGGATTAATGATTGCTGTGCTTAAGCACAAATATAATAGAATTGACCTAAATTGGCTATTTTCTCTTGCGACTATATTCGGTATTTTATACCTGATATTATTGTATTCAAGAATTTACCCAACTATTGCCTAGGTTCAATTGCACAATTCGACAAAGTTCCTAACTTTGAATTTTCCAAAATCGCTATTATAATTGATTAAGATTGGAAAAATAAACTTCTATGGACAAAAAAAAAGGTTTAAAGATTCTAAAAAACGTATTAAAGATTGTCGTTACTGTAGGAGCCTTGTATTGGGTTTTCAGTAAAGTTTCACTCAAAGATCTCAAAGAAGCTGTAATTAATTCAAATCCCATCTATTTATTTTTAGCCTTATTAGCTTATAGTATATCGATATTTATATCCTCTTCGCGCTTACTGACCTTTTTAAGGGCTATTGGCTTAGATGTATCTGAAAAATACAATTTAAAACTCTATCAATTGGGGCTATTCTATAACCTGATTCTACCCGGTGGAGTAGGTGGAGATGGCTACAAGATCTTCTTCCTCCGGAAAAGGTTCAGTATTAAAGGCAGGAAATTATTTACGGCATTATTTCTAGATAGACTAAGTGGCTTATGGGCCTTATGCTTAATTATTGCGGCTTTAATTACCTATATGCCACAACTGGGCATACCAAATTACCTGACGATCATATTATTCATATTGGGTAGTATCCTTTACTATTTTATTGTCACAAAATTTTTCAAAGAGTACAAGGCTACCTTTTTAAAGGCACATTTAAAAGCAATAGGTGTACAGTCTATGCAAGTAATCGCTGCAATTTTGATTCTTTACGCGCTAGGGTTTAATGGAAAGTTTTCACCTTACTTATTTCTATTTCTAGCATCTTCATTAGTATCTATTATTCCTTTTTCTGTAGGCGGATTGGGTATGCGCGAACTTGTTATCATGTGGGGAGCAGGCATTTTTCACGTAGATTCACACAATGCTGTATTGATCACATTGTTATTTTATATTATCTCAGCGATGGTCGCTCTTTCAGGAATTTATTTTATCTTCAATCCCAAAGCAATCGGAGAGGATAAACTCCCTTCTGTAGAGGAAGTCGAGCAAAGTCAAAAATTAGAAGAATAAACATGGCGAATATTATTATCACAGGAGCAAGTAGCGGAGTTGGGTTTGAAGCGGCACTTGATTTGACCTCAAAAAAGGACAACAAGGTTATCGCATTGGCCCGATCAGCAGACAAATTGAGAAAACTTCATGAAATTGCAAGTCAGCTCAATCATGATGGAGGAGCACTCTTCCCCGCTCAATTTGATATCGTTTATGACGACTACGCAACATTGGTCCCTTTTATTCAATCGAAATTCGATACCGTTGATATCCTGATCAACAATGCTGGAGCATTAGTGAATAAACCTTTTATGGAAACTAGTGGACAGGATTTTGCAGAAATGCTCCAGACAAATGTGATAGGACATGTTAATATGATTCAGCATATCGTTCCATTCATGCATGAAGGTTCACATATTGTCAACATCAGTAGTATGGGTGGATTTCAAGGCTCGATGAAGTTTCCAGGTCTATCCGCCTATTCTACCAGTAAAGGTGCATTGGCAATTTTAACGGAATGTCTGGCTGAAGAATTTAAGGAAAGAGGAATCAAAGTCAACTGCCTGGCCCTAGGATCATCACAAACTGAAATGTTTGAAGCCGCTTTTCCAGGTATGGAGGCAGGTACATTAGCTTTTGAAATGGGCAGATATATTGCGGAGTTTGCGCAGAATGGGCACAAATACTTTAACGGCAAAATCCTACCTGTTGCCAATACAACACCATAACAAATAGTGACCAGATAGCAGTCTACGATTAGCATCAAAATATTCATATATGAAAGGGCTATATCAAAAGTCGATTTTGCAAATGACTCAAATAAAATTTTGAAACTTCATTAAATCAAAAAAAAACGACCAAATTCTTTAAGAATTTTGGTCGTTTTTTTTTTTGAGGTCTTCATAGCCACGAGCATCGAGATTCGATTACTTTGTTTTCAATTTAAGCCATTTGGTCAGATCATCCATCAATTGCTCATTGAAACTTTCCGGATTTTCAAAATATTCCTCAATTTTTCCTGTTTGCGCATTTTGAAACAGATGATTCAAATTTGGATAGTCTTTAATGGTAACATCTATCGTGTTCAAGTGCAGGCGTTGAAGTGCATATATATTCTCATTTGCAGGAACCTGAATATCCTTACCTCCAAAAGAAGCAAAAACAGGTACTTTTACTTGTTTCAGATAATATGCAGGATCAATACGTAGGAAAGTTTTGAACCATGGGATCAACATCGGGCTCAATTTAACTTTCATATCAGATGTTAATGCACTTCCATTGTTTTGACGGATAAGTTCTTTTTCCAATGATTCTGCCAAAACCTTTGGTGGCTCGTCCCTTAGCAGAATGTCATATAGCCTTCTGTTATTGAGCTTATTTGCCTCCAACGCAGGCTCAGATAGTCCAGCCACTTTCCCCAAAGCATAGCTTTGCAAGATCAATAAGGAGTCACCTTTGAGGACTGGTCCAGACAACAAAGCAATATAATCGACCTTATCGTTTTCAGCAGCAACTATTTCTGCTATCAGAGCACCTTCACTATGGCCAATGATACCAATTTTATCAGTTTTGACCATTTGCTGTTTGCTTAGAAAATCCACGGCCGCATTTGCATCCGATGCAAAATCAATTGTTGTCGCCAAGTTAACCTCACCTTTCGAACCGCCAATACCGCGGTCATCATAACGTAAAACAGCAAAGCCATTTTTGTTGAGATGATCCGCTAATACCTTAAATGGTCTATGGCCAAAAACTTCCGAATCTCTATTTTGCTGTCCACTCCCATTGACCAAAATGACAGCCGGAAAAGATCCTCCACCTTTTGGATAAGTCAGGGTACCTGCCAGAGAAGCATTGCCTTTTGCATTTTGAAAAGAAACGTCCTGTTCAATATAATCATATGGAGGAAAGACATCTTGCTTGCGTGAAAGCCCGCTTTGCTCGTTCTCACTACGCACCAATATCATCGCAGACTCGAAATTTCCCTGTTTCATGACACCCTTCATCACATCTTTATCCCGATCCAGATAGCCCGTATATGATAACCCAATTGCTTTGACATCCATTGAGATCGAATCCTTATGGGTTTTTATTGTATTAACTGGAAACTTCAATGAGGTCTGCATTGGGCTTTCAAAGGTCCCCACCCAATTCGCATCACTATCCTTCTTCAGGTTGAATACCAAAAGTAGTTTCTGTCCTGACACATTCACCTCCCCCTTCCACGAACCATCAAAGGTTTGCGCATCAGCACATGAAAAATGCAAAAAGATCAAAAATAAGTAGAGAATTTTCTTCATAGTTTTCTGTCCGTTAAAAATAAAACTGTATACCCAAATCAAGCATAAAATATAATGCCACAAACAAAATGCTTACCCAAATCTTTTTATTGTTAACAGCGATATTCATTCCTTTTACCAATAAATAGAACTGATAAAACAAGAGAAATAACACAAAGATCCCAAATAAACCAAATAGTACCATCTGCCCCTTGTCTATACTCGACAAGGTATGGTCACCATTTTTTAACGCTTGATCTATCTCACTGGTAAACTTGTCCTGATTGATTAACCTGCTCAAAAACAACACTAAATAAAGTGGAAATGGAGCAATCAAGATAACATTCAACACGTCGATAATTCTTGTCTTATTATTGGCAATACCCCCCGCAATATACAGTAGAATTAAAGGAGCCAAAACCATATAGGCATGGACTTTTAACACCGCAATAAAGGAAACGGTTACCTCAGGCTTATAGAAGTGCATAAAACCATTGAACTGCTGACCTGATAAATAAACAAGGTAACTGGATAACAAGAAACCGATGATACCCACGAGAAACAATGTCCGTTCTGAAAAATCCGCAAACGGATTTAAAAATAAATGTTTAATTTTCATCGGCAAGCGAATTTAATTTATGAATCAGATCATCCAGAATATTACGAACAGTTGGGTACGATTTACCCATCTGGTTAGCCATTTCTTTTAAACTACCTGAATACTTTAAGAAATTGAGGACAAACTCTTGCTCCTCGATTGTCAACTGCATCAGTAAGGGTAAAGTAAACTTACCAACAACTTCAGTGTCGCAGGAATCGCAGACCAGCTTGGAGACTTTCAACTTCGCATCACAACATGGACAATTTACAGGTATCTTTTTCATTTAACAATAATACTATTGATATTATTAAATTTAATATTAATAATGTTAAAATCAAATACAATATTATCAATATTTTTCAAAATCATTGCTTAATGATATATTTGTAAACAATAAAAAAAGCAAATGAAAAAGTTTTTAGGCTATATTCTATCTATTATATTTTGGTTCTGTTTTGGCTTATCCTTGATTATATTCCACCCCATCCAATGGCTATGCTTGAAATTCGGTGGCTATAATGCACACAAAAAAAGTGTTGACATCTTAAATGCATGCCTCGTTGCATCTTACTATACATTATTCAATAGGGTCACTTTTATCGACAACAAATCCATCCCATTAGGACAGCCCATTATATTTGTTGCCAATCATCAAAGTACCTTTGACATTCCACCGCTTATCTATTTTCTGCGAAGATTTCATGGAAAATTTATCTCAAAAATTGAGCTGGCCAGTGGTATACCAAGTATTTCGTTCAATCTAAAACATGGTGGCGCAGCCAATATCGATCGTAATGACGCCAAACAATCGATAGCTGAGATTCTCAAACTTGCCAACAATATGAATACAAAGAATTGGTCTGCTTTTATCTTTCCAGAAGGAACTCGATCAAAAACAGGTAAGATGAAAGCTTTTCATGTTGGTGGTATTGCAACATTATTAAAGAAAAACCCTAATGCATTGGTCGTCCCGATTGCAATCAAAGGATCATACGAAATGGTACAATATGGTATGTATCCGCTAACTCCTTTTCTGCATATGACATGGGAGGTGCTTGATCCACTGGATACAAAGGATAAAGATATTGAGGAAATTGTAAAACTAGCCGAAGAGACTATTAAGCAGAAAGTTGAAAAATAAAGTAGAATTATTTGACTTGTCTACCCTTCCAATCATACTTTCCAATATTCCCCAATATTCCAATATAAGCTAAATACAGAATATGGGCGAGACTCAATATAGGAAGATACCAAAGCAGATTAGTCCGTTTTGCAAAATTGGTTAAAGGCTGGATAAACACCAATTCGACTATCATTTTAAGTAGCAATGCGAAAAGGACCACCCAAGCAAGTGTTTTAATACCTGCAACTGAAAGAATGGCTCCGGCCAATAATAGCACATTAAACAGCCAAATAGCGATCCCTAAAGCAATAACTCCCTTATTTTTATACTTGGTACTCTTAGATGCCCAACGTCTTCGTTGGCTAATAAATGACCTAAGATCGGGCTTAGCATCTGTATACACGATCGCTTCCTCCGATTTACAGAAAGCAATTCGTTCAGGGTGCTTCTCCGCCACTTTATGCAAAAATAACTCGTCATCCCCAGAGGCTAGTTCGTCGATACCCTTAAAACCGCCCATTTGCTTGAATATATCTTTTCGGTAGGCCAAATTTGCACCATTACAGGTCGTAGGCTTTCTATTACCTATACCTGCAGCACCAAGACCTATGAGATACAGAAATTCCAAGGTCTGCAATCGCTCAAAAAAGCTCTTTTCCTCCGAGTATACGACTGGAGAAGACAATAAATAAGCATCTTCCTTTTCAAATGTTCCGATCACTGTCGCAAGCCAATTTGCCCCCATCCTACAGTCTGCATCCGTAGTAATGACAATCTCCCCCTTGCAACAGTCAATTGCCCTTGAAATCGCCAGCTTCTTATAGGAATTCATTCGACCATTCTCATTTAACTGAATCAATTTCACGCCTTGCTCGGCATATTCTTTTACAATGGTGGAAGTGTTGTCATCCGAATGATCATCAATAATAATAAGTTCAAGAAGTTCACTCGGAAAATTTTGGTTCAATATTGATTCTATCGTTCTCCGGATATTCAATTCTTCATTCCGTGCAGCGATAATAACTGATACAGTCTTGGTAGAAGGTAAGAGACCTGTGGGCGCTTGAATCGTGGCCCAGCCTTTACGCATCCACAACACTAAAATAGCATACACGCAGGCAAAACTGATCAATAAATAGCTAAGAATTTGTATCACCGAAAAAATTAATCTTAAAAACAAAAATAGAACCAAATATCGCAGGGAGAATCAAATTGACAAACCAAATACACGATACAATTGCCATCACCGCAATTTCTTGTGTTGTAATATAGCTATAAAGATTACTTGCCACAAAGCTACGTACACTAAAATCGAAAATATCCAATGTCGGCAAAGCTGCCTGAACAAAAAAGAGGATAAAGATCATCAAAACCATGGAGAGAAGTGGCAGCTCAGGTAAGGTCAGCTTCATCAAAATAATATACTGCGAAGTAAAAATAATAAACCTTGCCAGTGAGTTTACCAAAACGATGCTCAGCTCACGTGCGGAATAATGCTCCAGTACCTCAAAAAAAGGTTTGATTTTCGCCAAAAACTTAATTCGACCTACAAGCATATCCACCCATCTCACATTAAAATACAAGATGACGAATCCGGCGGCATAAATAATAGCGAGCAACCAGACACCAAATTGAACGGATAAAGGCGTGGATAAAAACTTACAGATAAACCAAGCTATGCTCAATGAGCCTGCAACACTTGTCAATACCAATTGAGCAAACAACCCTACCCCCATCGCAACAGCACCTTTAGCCCTATTCTGCGGTTTCAGGAACAACACCCGCCCCCCATATTCGCCAATTCTATTCGGGGTAAAAATCGCCCATGTAAGTCCACAAAAAACAGATTGAAATGCCTTCCAGAAGGATATATGCTCCAGTTTGGATGCAAGATAGCGCCATTTAACAACCTCCAGAAGCCAGTTTACAAGCATTAAAACAACAATCAAGATCAATGTCAAGACAACAGAATGTTGCTCTAATCCTGTGATTAGTGTCTTAAACTTATCGATATTGCTCTTATCAGATACCTTGGTAATAATGTACCATGTTGCAAGTGCAAAAACCAGTATCTTCAATAAAAAACTGATGTATTTTTTTTGTCTCCCAGTCAACTTTTGATAATTAGAGAGCAATGTTACTAAATTTTAGCCAAATGATTAAGTTTTGTGTACAGCAATCCACTTATAAAAAGCAAAATTTGTAATATTGTACATGCAGAAGGAAAAGGCGAAAGAAAGAATCATTTTAGGGATCGATCCCGGGACAGTAGTGCTTGGATACGGAATTATTAAAGAAGTTGGTAATACAATCTCCCTTATTTCAATGGGTGTCATCAAAATGGGGCATCTCGACGATCATGCCCTAAAATTACAGCGCATCTTCAAAAAGACCTCTGCATTAATGCAAGAATATAATCCAGACTGTGTTGCGCTGGAATCACCTTTCTATGGCAAAAACATTCAAGTGATGCTCAAACTAGGTCGGGCACAGGGTGTTGCTATGGCAGCAGCACTGGCACAGGATATTCCCATCTTTGAATATTCACCCAGAAAAATAAAGCAATCAGTTACGGGGAATGGAAATGCCACGAAAGAACAGGTTTCTGCCATGCTCAAAAATCTCTTAAAATTCGAAGAGACACCTCAATTTCTAGATGCAACAGATGGGCTGGCAATTGCGGTTTGTCATTCATTTCAAAAAAATAGTACCTCAGGCAGCGGCAAATCTTATTCAGGTTGGTCCTCTTTTATCAAAGACAACAAAGACCGAATCAAATAACTACATCTGTACCTGTCGAATCACATTCTTCACGTTTAACTCGACGATATCAGTCATTGTCTTGCACTTCAAATAAGAATTATTTTGGTAAAACTCTGCGTAGCCTTCGCGCAGTTGTTTAATATTTTCCGGTGTTGAAAGGATCTGAGTTTGCGAAGCGTCGCGAAGATCAGCGATCCGGTGCCGCTCACTTCGTACCCTATGTACAATCGAGGACCGCTCTTCCTGTTGATATTGCAA
The window above is part of the Sphingobacterium sp. ML3W genome. Proteins encoded here:
- a CDS encoding lysylphosphatidylglycerol synthase transmembrane domain-containing protein; translated protein: MDKKKGLKILKNVLKIVVTVGALYWVFSKVSLKDLKEAVINSNPIYLFLALLAYSISIFISSSRLLTFLRAIGLDVSEKYNLKLYQLGLFYNLILPGGVGGDGYKIFFLRKRFSIKGRKLFTALFLDRLSGLWALCLIIAALITYMPQLGIPNYLTIILFILGSILYYFIVTKFFKEYKATFLKAHLKAIGVQSMQVIAAILILYALGFNGKFSPYLFLFLASSLVSIIPFSVGGLGMRELVIMWGAGIFHVDSHNAVLITLLFYIISAMVALSGIYFIFNPKAIGEDKLPSVEEVEQSQKLEE
- a CDS encoding SDR family oxidoreductase, with translation MANIIITGASSGVGFEAALDLTSKKDNKVIALARSADKLRKLHEIASQLNHDGGALFPAQFDIVYDDYATLVPFIQSKFDTVDILINNAGALVNKPFMETSGQDFAEMLQTNVIGHVNMIQHIVPFMHEGSHIVNISSMGGFQGSMKFPGLSAYSTSKGALAILTECLAEEFKERGIKVNCLALGSSQTEMFEAAFPGMEAGTLAFEMGRYIAEFAQNGHKYFNGKILPVANTTP
- a CDS encoding alpha/beta fold hydrolase, with the translated sequence MKKILYLFLIFLHFSCADAQTFDGSWKGEVNVSGQKLLLVFNLKKDSDANWVGTFESPMQTSLKFPVNTIKTHKDSISMDVKAIGLSYTGYLDRDKDVMKGVMKQGNFESAMILVRSENEQSGLSRKQDVFPPYDYIEQDVSFQNAKGNASLAGTLTYPKGGGSFPAVILVNGSGQQNRDSEVFGHRPFKVLADHLNKNGFAVLRYDDRGIGGSKGEVNLATTIDFASDANAAVDFLSKQQMVKTDKIGIIGHSEGALIAEIVAAENDKVDYIALLSGPVLKGDSLLILQSYALGKVAGLSEPALEANKLNNRRLYDILLRDEPPKVLAESLEKELIRQNNGSALTSDMKVKLSPMLIPWFKTFLRIDPAYYLKQVKVPVFASFGGKDIQVPANENIYALQRLHLNTIDVTIKDYPNLNHLFQNAQTGKIEEYFENPESFNEQLMDDLTKWLKLKTK
- a CDS encoding YIP1 family protein; the protein is MKIKHLFLNPFADFSERTLFLVGIIGFLLSSYLVYLSGQQFNGFMHFYKPEVTVSFIAVLKVHAYMVLAPLILLYIAGGIANNKTRIIDVLNVILIAPFPLYLVLFLSRLINQDKFTSEIDQALKNGDHTLSSIDKGQMVLFGLFGIFVLFLLFYQFYLLVKGMNIAVNNKKIWVSILFVALYFMLDLGIQFYF
- a CDS encoding DUF2089 family protein, with product MKKIPVNCPCCDAKLKVSKLVCDSCDTEVVGKFTLPLLMQLTIEEQEFVLNFLKYSGSLKEMANQMGKSYPTVRNILDDLIHKLNSLADEN
- a CDS encoding lysophospholipid acyltransferase family protein, giving the protein MKKFLGYILSIIFWFCFGLSLIIFHPIQWLCLKFGGYNAHKKSVDILNACLVASYYTLFNRVTFIDNKSIPLGQPIIFVANHQSTFDIPPLIYFLRRFHGKFISKIELASGIPSISFNLKHGGAANIDRNDAKQSIAEILKLANNMNTKNWSAFIFPEGTRSKTGKMKAFHVGGIATLLKKNPNALVVPIAIKGSYEMVQYGMYPLTPFLHMTWEVLDPLDTKDKDIEEIVKLAEETIKQKVEK
- a CDS encoding glycosyltransferase; this translates as MIQILSYLLISFACVYAILVLWMRKGWATIQAPTGLLPSTKTVSVIIAARNEELNIRRTIESILNQNFPSELLELIIIDDHSDDNTSTIVKEYAEQGVKLIQLNENGRMNSYKKLAISRAIDCCKGEIVITTDADCRMGANWLATVIGTFEKEDAYLLSSPVVYSEEKSFFERLQTLEFLYLIGLGAAGIGNRKPTTCNGANLAYRKDIFKQMGGFKGIDELASGDDELFLHKVAEKHPERIAFCKSEEAIVYTDAKPDLRSFISQRRRWASKSTKYKNKGVIALGIAIWLFNVLLLAGAILSVAGIKTLAWVVLFALLLKMIVELVFIQPLTNFAKRTNLLWYLPILSLAHILYLAYIGILGNIGKYDWKGRQVK
- a CDS encoding lysylphosphatidylglycerol synthase domain-containing protein translates to MTGRQKKYISFLLKILVFALATWYIITKVSDKSNIDKFKTLITGLEQHSVVLTLILIVVLMLVNWLLEVVKWRYLASKLEHISFWKAFQSVFCGLTWAIFTPNRIGEYGGRVLFLKPQNRAKGAVAMGVGLFAQLVLTSVAGSLSIAWFICKFLSTPLSVQFGVWLLAIIYAAGFVILYFNVRWVDMLVGRIKFLAKIKPFFEVLEHYSARELSIVLVNSLARFIIFTSQYIILMKLTLPELPLLSMVLMIFILFFVQAALPTLDIFDFSVRSFVASNLYSYITTQEIAVMAIVSCIWFVNLILPAIFGSIFVFKINFFGDTNS
- the ruvC gene encoding crossover junction endodeoxyribonuclease RuvC, whose protein sequence is MQKEKAKERIILGIDPGTVVLGYGIIKEVGNTISLISMGVIKMGHLDDHALKLQRIFKKTSALMQEYNPDCVALESPFYGKNIQVMLKLGRAQGVAMAAALAQDIPIFEYSPRKIKQSVTGNGNATKEQVSAMLKNLLKFEETPQFLDATDGLAIAVCHSFQKNSTSGSGKSYSGWSSFIKDNKDRIK